The following coding sequences lie in one Spinacia oleracea cultivar Varoflay chromosome 1, BTI_SOV_V1, whole genome shotgun sequence genomic window:
- the LOC110786763 gene encoding uncharacterized protein — translation MTALTSALDYASISKYFIASFTRGHLLTTIYCSILVDKITARLRCWSSRALSYAARCILINSVLLSLHSYWANIFIIPKNVLMEITVVCRNYLWDGKPISTRTPMVSWEAICKPKCYGGLGIKDCYMWNIAAVGKYVWNIASKTDSLWLKWVSHVYLQGKDFWSYKPHKTASWTWKQICEVKDKLKGGYTGDIWSARALKGYSMGSGYTWLSQNQNKVIWQKWAWNRLNVPKHGFICWLAMSKRLRTKDRLYTYKICKDDTCPLCGQYCETADHLFFSCVYSLLCLEKIKYWISIGCKASGVNKIYRWLDKDQGIKFKKGVQIATITAAVYQIWLQRNSAVWNLQVQQPDLIVQRIKADVLCRVKQLVPMKISNSDRAWLASL, via the exons ATGACAGCCTTAACTTCAGCTTTAGATTATGCATCAATAAGCAAATATTTCATTGCATCATTCACTAGGGGTCACTTATTGACCACTATCT ATTGCTCCATTCTGGTAGATAAAATTACTGCTAGGCTCAGGTGTTGGAGTTCTAGAGCTCTCTCTTATGCTGCCAGATGTATCCTGATCAATTCTGTTCTCCTCTCTCTTCACTCTTATTGGgctaatatttttattatcccAAAAAACGTCCTTATGGAGATAACTGTTGTTTGTAGGAACTACTTGTGGGATGGTAAACCAATAAGTACTAGGACCCCTATGGTTTCTTGGGAAGCTATTTGCAAACCCAAATGCTATGGTGGTCTTGGTATTAAGGATTGTTACATGTGGAATATTGCGGCTGTAGGGAAGTACGTTTGGAATATAGCAAGTAAAACCGACAGCTTGTGGCTAAAATGGGTATCACATGTCTATCTCCAAGGGAAGGATTTTTGGTCTTACAAACCCCATAAAACTGCAAGCTGGACTTGGAAACAAATCTGTGAGGTTAAGGACAAGCTTAAGGGAGGATATACAGGGGATATTTGGTCTGCTAGAGCACTAAAAGGTTACTCTATGGGCAGTGGTTACACCTGGCTGtcacaaaatcaaaacaaagtgaTCTGGCAAAAATGGGCTTGGAATAGGCTCAACGTCCCTAAACACGGCTTTATATGTTGGTTGGCAATGTCTAAGAGACTAAGAACCAAGGATAGACTCTATACTTACAAGATTTGCAAAGATGACACGTGCCCTTTATGTGGGCAATATTGTGAGACCGCTGACCATCTCTTTTTCTCTTGTGTTTATAGCTTATTATGCTtggaaaaaattaaatattggaTAAGTATAGGATGCAAGGCTTCTGGTGTTAACAAAATTTATAGATGGCTTGACAAAGATCAAGGGATAAAATTCAAAAAAGGGGTGCAGATTGCCACCATTACAGCTGCAGTTTACCAAATTTGGCTGCAAAGAAATTCTGCTGTTTGGAATCTTCAGGTACAACAGCCAGACTTGATTGTTCAGAGAATTAAAGCTGATGTTTTGTGTAGAGTCAAGCAACTTGTCCCTATGAAAATATCAAATAGTGATAGAGCATGGCTTGCTAGCCTATAA
- the LOC110786746 gene encoding 4,5-DOPA dioxygenase extradiol 1 isoform X1, with protein MKMVGDENNELKIKETFFITHGNPILAVENTHPLRLFFQTWKQKIFSKKPKAILLISGHWETDHPSINAVHINDTIYDFDDYPDAMYEFKYPAPGSVELAKRVEEVLKKSEFETVHIDQKRGLDHGAWVPLMLMYPEANIPVCQLSVQPKMDGTYHYNLGRALAPLKEEGVLIIGSGSATHPLDETPHYYDGVAPWAAAFDSWLHVALTKGRYEDVNRYETKAPNWELAHPFPEHFYPLHVVIGAAGEKWKAEVIHTSWDHVQVSSSWVPRFGKTSRGSSKKVGVRNGAH; from the exons ATGAAAATGGTtggagatgaaaataatgaattgaaaatcaaagaaaccttCTTCATAACCCACGGAAATCCGATTTTGGCAGTAGAGAACACACATCCACTAAGACTATTCTTTCAAACTTGGAAACAAAAAATCTTCTCTAAGAAGCCCAAGGCGATACTTTTGATTTCAGGTCACTGGGAAACTGATCATCCTTCTATTAATGCTGTTCATATCAATGATACTATCTACGATTTTGATGATTATCCTGATGCCATGTATGAG TTCAAGTATCCAGCTCCTGGATCTGTAGAGTTGGCAAAACGAGTAGAGGAAGTTCTAAAAAAGTCAGAATTCGAAACGGTGCACATTGACCAAAAGCGTGGGTTAGATCATGGTGCATGGGTGCCTCTTATGTTGATGTATCCCGAGGCTAACATCCCGGTATGTCAACTCTCGGTTCAACCAAAAATGGATGGAACATACCACTATAATTTGGGTCGGGCGTTGGCGCCGTTGAAAGAAGAAGGTGTACTTATAATTGGTTCCGGAAGTGCAACACACCCTTTGGATGAAACACCTCATTATTATGATGGGGTTGCTCCTTGGGCAGCTGCCTTTGATTCTTGGCTTCATGTAGCACTCACTAAAGGAAG GTACGAAGATGTTAATAGATATGAAACCAAAGCACCAAATTGGGAACTAGCACATCCATTTCCAGAGCATTTTTATCCATTGCACGTAGTCATCGGCGCCGCCGGTGAAAAGTGGAAGGCAGAGGTTATTCATACCAGTTGGGACCATG
- the LOC110786746 gene encoding 4,5-DOPA dioxygenase extradiol 1 isoform X3: protein MKMVGDENNELKIKETFFITHGNPILAVENTHPLRLFFQTWKQKIFSKKPKAILLISGHWETDHPSINAVHINDTIYDFDDYPDAMYEFKYPAPGSVELAKRVEEVLKKSEFETVHIDQKRGLDHGAWVPLMLMYPEANIPVCQLSVQPKMDGTYHYNLGRALAPLKEEGVLIIGSGSATHPLDETPHYYDGVAPWAAAFDSWLHVALTKGRYEDVNRYETKAPNWELAHPFPEHFYPLHVVIGAAGEKWKAEVIHTSWDHGTLSHGSYKFFSS, encoded by the exons ATGAAAATGGTtggagatgaaaataatgaattgaaaatcaaagaaaccttCTTCATAACCCACGGAAATCCGATTTTGGCAGTAGAGAACACACATCCACTAAGACTATTCTTTCAAACTTGGAAACAAAAAATCTTCTCTAAGAAGCCCAAGGCGATACTTTTGATTTCAGGTCACTGGGAAACTGATCATCCTTCTATTAATGCTGTTCATATCAATGATACTATCTACGATTTTGATGATTATCCTGATGCCATGTATGAG TTCAAGTATCCAGCTCCTGGATCTGTAGAGTTGGCAAAACGAGTAGAGGAAGTTCTAAAAAAGTCAGAATTCGAAACGGTGCACATTGACCAAAAGCGTGGGTTAGATCATGGTGCATGGGTGCCTCTTATGTTGATGTATCCCGAGGCTAACATCCCGGTATGTCAACTCTCGGTTCAACCAAAAATGGATGGAACATACCACTATAATTTGGGTCGGGCGTTGGCGCCGTTGAAAGAAGAAGGTGTACTTATAATTGGTTCCGGAAGTGCAACACACCCTTTGGATGAAACACCTCATTATTATGATGGGGTTGCTCCTTGGGCAGCTGCCTTTGATTCTTGGCTTCATGTAGCACTCACTAAAGGAAG GTACGAAGATGTTAATAGATATGAAACCAAAGCACCAAATTGGGAACTAGCACATCCATTTCCAGAGCATTTTTATCCATTGCACGTAGTCATCGGCGCCGCCGGTGAAAAGTGGAAGGCAGAGGTTATTCATACCAGTTGGGACCATGGTACGTTGTCTCATGGCTCCTATAAGTTCTTTTCCAGCTAA
- the LOC110786796 gene encoding cytochrome P450 76AD1, which translates to MDHATLALVLAIWFILFHFIKMLFNTQTKKLLPPGPKPLPIIGNILEVGEKPHQSFANLAKIHGPLISLRLGSVTTIVVSSAEVAKEMFLKKDYPLSNRTIPNSVTAGDHHKLTMSWLPVSPKWRNFRKITAVHLLSPQRLDTCQSLRHAKVQQLFQYVQECAEKGEAVDIGKAAFTTSLNLLSKLFFSVELAYHKSHNSQQFKELIWNIMEDIGKPNYADYFPILGCLDPSGIRRRLASNFDKLIAVFQGIITQRLSRSDSTTTAATAPATATDDVLDILLDLHKHNELSMGEINHLLVDIFDAGTDTTSSTFEWIMAELIRNPKMMKKAQEEIEHVLGKDKKIQESDFIKLPYLQAIIKETLRLHPPTVFLLPRKADIDVELYGYIVPKDAQILVNLWAIGRDPQAWRKPEVFLPDRFLGSKIDVKGRDFGLLPFGAGRRICPGMNLAIRMLTLMLATLLQFFNWKLEEGMNPEDLDMDEKFGIALQKTKPLKIIPVLRY; encoded by the exons ATGGATCACGCAACTCTAGCCTTGGTTCTTGCCATTTGGTTCattctttttcatttcattaAAATGTTATTTAATACACAAACTAAAAAACTTCTTCCTCCAGGTCCTAAACCACTTCCCATAATTGGAAACATTCTCGAAGTTGGTGAGAAACCTCATCAATCATTTGCTAATCTCGCTAAGATTCACGGTCCTCTAATATCTTTACGTCTAGGAAGTGTCACAACTATTGTTGTATCCTCAGCTGAAGTTGCCAAAGAAATGTTTCTAAAAAAAGATTACCCTCTTTCTAATCGTACTATACCTAATTCCGTCACGGCAGGCGACCACCATAAACTCACCATGTCGTGGTTGCCGGTCTCCCCAAAGTGGCGGAACTTTCGAAAGATCACAGCCGTTCATTTACTATCTCCCCAACGACTTGATACTTGCCAAAGTCTAAGGCATGCTAAAGTACAACAGCTTTTTCAGTACGTACAAGAATGTGCTGAAAAGGGGGAAGCTGTTGATATTGGCAAGGCTGCATTTACTACTTCCCTTAATTTGTTATCGAAATTGTTTTTCTCAGTAGAATTAGCTTACCATAAATCCCACAATTCCCAACAATTCAAAGAGCTTATTTGGAACATTATGGAAGATATTGGGAAGCCTAATTATGCTgattattttccaattttagGCTGTTTAGACCCATCAGGTATTCGACGCCGATTGGCGTCTAATTTTGACAAGTTGATTGCTGTTTTCCAAGGTATTATCACTCAAAGGCTTTCCCGTAGTGATTCTACAACCACCGCAGCAACGGCGCCGGCGACAGCGACGGATGATGTGCTAGACATTCTTCTAGACCTCCACAAACATAATGAGCTCAGTATGGGCGAGATAAATCATCTCCTCGTG GATATTTTTGATGCTGGAACTGACACAACGTCGAGTACTTTTGAATGGATAATGGCAGAGTTAATTCGAAATCCTAAGATGATGAAAAAGGCTCAAGAAGAAATTGAGCATGTCTTAGGAAAGGATAAAAAAATTCAGGAATCAGACTTTATTAAATTACCTTACTTGCAAGCAATTATTAAGGAAACATTGCGGCTACATCCACCAACAGTATTTCTTCTACCCCGTAAAGCTGACATTGATGTTGAACTGTATGGATATATTGTGCCTAAAGATGCACAAATTCTTGTTAATTTATGGGCCATTGGAAGAGATCCTCAAGCATGGAGAAAACCCGAGGTGTTTTTACCCGATAGGTTTTTGGGATCTAAAATAGATGTGAAAGGAAGAGACTTTGGACTCTTACCTTTTGGAGCTGGAAGAAGGATTTGTCCTGGAATGAATTTGGCTATTAGAATGTTAACTTTAATGTTAGCTACTCTACTCCAATTTTTCAATTGGAAACTTGAAGAAGGTATGAATCCGGAAGATCTAGATATGGATGAGAAATTTGGGATTGCTTTACAAAAGACTAAGCCTCTTAAAATTATTCCAGTCCTTAGGTATTGA